The Lepus europaeus isolate LE1 chromosome 21, mLepTim1.pri, whole genome shotgun sequence genome has a window encoding:
- the LOC133750870 gene encoding NADPH--cytochrome P450 reductase: MADSHGDTSATVPEAAAQEASVFSMTDVVLFSLIVGLLTYWFLFRKKKEEMPEFTKIQAPTSSVKESSFVEKMKKTGRNIVVFYGSQTGTAEEFANRLSKDAHRYGMRGMAADPEEYDLADLSSLPEIDNALAVFCMATYGEGDPTDNAQDFYDWLQETDVDLSGVKYAVFGLGNKTYEHFNAMGKYVDQRLEQLGAQRIFELGMGDDDANLEEDFITWREQFWPAVCEHFGVEATGEESSIRQYELVVHTDIDMAKVYQGEMGRLKSYENQKPPFDAKNPFLATVTTNRKLNQGTERHLMHLELDISDSKIRYESGDHVAVYPANDSALVNQLGEILGADLDVVMSLNNLDEESNKKHPFPCPTSYRTALTYYLDITNPPRTNVLYELAQYATDPAEQEQLRKMASSSGEGKELYLSWVVEARRHILAILQDSPSLRPPIDHLCELLPRLQARYYSIASSSKVHPNSVHICAVAVEYETKAGRLNKGVATSWLRAKEPAGENGGRALVPMFVRKSQFRLPFKATTPVIMVGPGTGVAPFIGFIQERAWLRQQGKEVGETLLYYGCRRADEDYLYREELAGFQKDGTLSQLNVAFSREQAHKVYVQHLLRRDKEHLWQLIHDGGAHIYVCGDARNMARDVQNTFYDIVAELGAMEHAQAVDYVKKLMTKGRYSLDVWS; the protein is encoded by the exons ATGGCGGACTCCCACGGGGACACCAGCGCCACCGTGCCTGAAGCGGCGGCCCAGGAGGCGTCGGTCTTCAGCATGACGGATGTGGTTCTGTTCTCGCTCATCGTGGGGCTGCTCACCTACTGGTTCCtcttcagaaagaaaaaggaggaaatgCCAGAGTTCACCAAGATCCAGGCCCC GACGTCCTCGGTGAAGGAGAGCAGCTTCGTGGAGAAGATGAAGAAGACG ggccgGAACATCGTGGTCTTCTACGGCTCCCAGACGGGCACCGCCGAGGAGTTTGCCAACCGCCTGTCCAAGGACGCCCACCGCTACGGGATGCGCGGCATGGCCGCCGACCCCGAGGAGTACGACCTG GCTGACCTGAGCAGCCTGCCCGAGATCGACAACGCCCTGGCCGTCTTCTGCATGGCCACCTACGGTGAGGGGGACCCCACCGACAACGCCCAGGACTTCTACGACTGGCTGCAGGAGACCGACGTGGACCTCTCGGGGGTCAAGTACGCG GTGTTTGGCCTCGGGAACAAGACCTATGAGCACTTCAACGCCATGGGCAAGTATGTGGACCAGCGGCTGGAGCAGCTCGGCGCCCAGCGCATCTTTGAGCTGGGCATGGGCGACGATGATGCAAA CCTGGAGGAGGACTTCATCACGTGGCGGGAGCAGTTCTGGCCGGCAGTGTGCGAGCACTTTGGCGTGGAGGCCACGGGAGAGGAGTCCAG CATTCGGCAGTACGAGCTCGTGGTGCACACAGACATCGACATGGCCAAGGTGTACCAGGGCGAGATGGGCCGTCTCAAGAGCTACGAGAACCAGAAACC CCCCTTTGATGCCAAGAATCCCTTCCTGGCTACGGTCACCACCAACCGGAAGCTGAACCAGGGGACCGAGCGCCACCTCATGCACCTGGAGCTGGACATCTCGGACTCCAAGATCAG gtACGAGTCTGGGGACCACGTGGCTGTGTATCCGGCCAACGACTCTGCCCTCGTCAACCAGCTGGGGGAGATCCTGGGTGCCGACCTGGATGTCGTCATGTCCCTGAACAACCTCGATG AGGAGTCCAACAAGAAGCACCCGttcccctgccccacctcctacCGCACGGCCCTCACCTACTACCTGGACATCACCAACCCGCCGCGCACCAACGTGCTCTACGAGCTGGCCCAGTACGCCACCGACCCCGCCGAGCAGGAGCAGCTGCGCAAGATGGCCTCGTCCTCGGGCGAGGGCAAG GAGCTGTACCTGAGCTGGGTGGTGGAGGCACGGAGGCACATCCTGGCCATCCTCCAAGACTCCCCGTCCCTGCGGCCGCCCATCGACCACCTGTGTGAGCTGCTGCCCCGGCTGCAGGCGCGCTACTACTCCATCGCCTCGTCCTCCAAG GTCCACCCCAACTCCGTGCACATCTGCGCCGTGGCCGTGGAGTACGAGACCAAGGCCGGCCGTCTCAACAAGGGCGTGGCCACCAGCTGGCTGCGGGCCAAGGAGCCGGCCGGGGAGAACGGCGGCCGCGCGCTGGTGCCCATGTTCGTGCGCAAGTCCCAGTTCCGCCTGCCCTTCAAGGCCACCACGCCGGTCATCATGGTGGGCCCCGGCACCGGCGTGGCCCCCTTCATCGGCTTCATCCAGGAGCGGGCCTGGCTGCGGCAGCAGG GCAAGGAGGTGGGCGAGACGCTGCTCTACTATGGCTGCCGGCGCGCCGACGAGGACTACCTGTACCGCGAGGAGCTCGCGGGCTTCCAAAAGGATGGCACGCTCAGCCAGCTCAACGTGGCCTTCTCCCGCGAGCAGGCCCAcaag GTCTACGTGCAGCACTTGCTGAGGAGGGACAAGGAGCACCTGTGGCAGCTCATCCATGACGGGGGCGCCCACATCTACGTGTGCGG GGACGCTCGGAACATGGCCAGAGACGTGCAGAACACCTTCTACGACATCGTGGCCGAGCTGGGGGCCATGGAGCACGCGCAGGCCGTGGACTACGTGAAGAAGCTCATGACCAAGGGCCGCTACTCCCTGGACGTGTGGAGCTAG
- the TMEM120A gene encoding ion channel TACAN isoform X1 encodes MHPPPPGPLGDCLREWEDLQQDFQRIQETHRLYRLQLEELTKLQDNCTSSISRQKKRLQELALVLKRCKPSLPSEAGRAAQELEGQIKERQGLFFDMEAYLPKKNGLYLSLVLGNVNVTLLSKQAKFAYKDEYEKFKLYLTIILILISFTCRFLFNSRVTDAAFNFLLVWYYCTLTIRENILISNGSRIKGWWVFHHYVSTFLSGVMLTWPDGLMYQKFRNQFLSFSMYQSFVQFLQYYYQSGCLYRLRALGERHTMDLTVEGFQSWMWRGLTFLLPFLFFGHFWQLFNAVTLFHLAQDPQCKEWQVLMCGFPFLLLFLGNFFTTLRVVHQKFHSQRRGRKER; translated from the exons AtgcaccccccgcccccgggcccgcTGGGCGACTGCCTGCGGGAGTGGGAGGACCTGCAGCAGGACTTTCAGCGCATCCAG GAGACCCACCGGCTGTACCGCCTGCAGCTGGAGGAGCTGACCAAGCTGCAGGACAACTGCACCAGCTCCATCTCTCGGCAGAAGAAACGGCTCCAGGAGCTGGCCCTCGTCCTCAAGAG ATGCaaaccctccctcccatctgagGCCGGGCGCGCCGCGCAGGAGCTCGAGGGCCAGATAAAGGAGCGCCAGGGCCTCTTCTTCGACATGGAGGCCTACCTGCCCAAGAAGAACGG GTTGTACCTGAGCCTGGTCTTGGGAAACGTCAACGTGACCCTCCTGAGCAAGCAGGCCAA GTTTGCCTACAAAGATGAGTACGAGAAGTTCAAACTCTACCTCACcatcatcctcatcctcatctcGTTCACCTGCCGCTTCCTGTTCAACTCCAG GGTGACCGACGCCGCCTTCAACTTCCTGCTGGTCTGGTACTACTGCACGCTGACCATCCGCGAGAACATCCTCATCAGCAACGGCTCGCG GATCAAGGGCTGGTGGGTCTTCCATCACTACGTGTCCACCTTCCTGTCTGGAGTCATGCTCACGTG GCCCGATGGTCTCATGTATCAGAAGTTCCGGAACCAGTTCCTGTCGTTCTCCATGTACCAGA GCTTCGTGCAGTTCCTGCAATACTACTACCAGAGTGGCTGCCTGTACCGCCTGCGCGCCCTGGGCGAGAGGCACACCATGGACCTGACCGTGG AGGGCTTCCAGTCCTGGATGTGGCGGGGCCTCACCTTCCTGCTGCCCTTCCTCTTCTTCGGACAC TTCTGGCAGCTTTTCAACGCCGTGACCTTGTTCCACCTGGCCCAGGACCCTCAGTGCAAGGAGTGGCAG GTGCTCATGTGCGgcttccccttcctcctgctcttcctgGGCAACTTCTTCACCACGCTGCGGGTTGTGCACCAGAAGTTCCACAGCCAGCGGCGCGGGCGCAAGGAGCGCTGA
- the TMEM120A gene encoding ion channel TACAN isoform X2, translating into MHPPPPGPLGDCLREWEDLQQDFQRIQETHRLYRLQLEELTKLQDNCTSSISRQKKRLQELALVLKRCKPSLPSEAGRAAQELEGQIKERQGLFFDMEAYLPKKNGLYLSLVLGNVNVTLLSKQAKFAYKDEYEKFKLYLTIILILISFTCRFLFNSRVTDAAFNFLLVWYYCTLTIRENILISNGSRIKGWWVFHHYVSTFLSGVMLTWPDGLMYQKFRNQFLSFSMYQSFVQFLQYYYQSGCLYRLRALGERHTMDLTVEGFQSWMWRGLTFLLPFLFFGHFWQLFNAVTLFHLAQDPQCKEWQKFHSQRRGRKER; encoded by the exons AtgcaccccccgcccccgggcccgcTGGGCGACTGCCTGCGGGAGTGGGAGGACCTGCAGCAGGACTTTCAGCGCATCCAG GAGACCCACCGGCTGTACCGCCTGCAGCTGGAGGAGCTGACCAAGCTGCAGGACAACTGCACCAGCTCCATCTCTCGGCAGAAGAAACGGCTCCAGGAGCTGGCCCTCGTCCTCAAGAG ATGCaaaccctccctcccatctgagGCCGGGCGCGCCGCGCAGGAGCTCGAGGGCCAGATAAAGGAGCGCCAGGGCCTCTTCTTCGACATGGAGGCCTACCTGCCCAAGAAGAACGG GTTGTACCTGAGCCTGGTCTTGGGAAACGTCAACGTGACCCTCCTGAGCAAGCAGGCCAA GTTTGCCTACAAAGATGAGTACGAGAAGTTCAAACTCTACCTCACcatcatcctcatcctcatctcGTTCACCTGCCGCTTCCTGTTCAACTCCAG GGTGACCGACGCCGCCTTCAACTTCCTGCTGGTCTGGTACTACTGCACGCTGACCATCCGCGAGAACATCCTCATCAGCAACGGCTCGCG GATCAAGGGCTGGTGGGTCTTCCATCACTACGTGTCCACCTTCCTGTCTGGAGTCATGCTCACGTG GCCCGATGGTCTCATGTATCAGAAGTTCCGGAACCAGTTCCTGTCGTTCTCCATGTACCAGA GCTTCGTGCAGTTCCTGCAATACTACTACCAGAGTGGCTGCCTGTACCGCCTGCGCGCCCTGGGCGAGAGGCACACCATGGACCTGACCGTGG AGGGCTTCCAGTCCTGGATGTGGCGGGGCCTCACCTTCCTGCTGCCCTTCCTCTTCTTCGGACAC TTCTGGCAGCTTTTCAACGCCGTGACCTTGTTCCACCTGGCCCAGGACCCTCAGTGCAAGGAGTGGCAG AAGTTCCACAGCCAGCGGCGCGGGCGCAAGGAGCGCTGA